From the Ctenopharyngodon idella isolate HZGC_01 chromosome 3, HZGC01, whole genome shotgun sequence genome, one window contains:
- the grna gene encoding granulin a isoform X15 codes for MLRLTVGLTLVTLVACLQCPNNEECAAGQSCCQDPTGEFTCCPFHHGECCEDHIHCCPEGMLCNVLDFTCVNATHTLPSVERIPAKQSDFPKSFRMIPSLPASEDDITCPDGSFCPAEFSCLLMASSYGCCPVAQGLVCSDGKHCCPKGHECSADSSSCVKQKEQVETVICGDGKSECPVDTTCCETEDGQWACCPMPKAVCCDDKIHCCPEDSVCDVEGSKCMSSTNQELPMWAKFPARLRAEWEDHKPAEMRAEAKVTTTRQITTAGNQMTTLPGALREHSDVPCNDTKSCPDGSTCCKTKDGGWACCPLPEAVCCDDFIHCCPHGKTCNVAAGSCDDPSGSTPWLEKLPVQSKNVAVKQGSSDVPCNDTSACPDGSTCCKTKDGGWACCPLPEAVCCDDFIHCCPHGKTCNVAAGSCDDPSGSTPWLEKLPVQRKNVAVTQVSSDVPCNDTSACPDGSTCCKTKDGGWACCPLPEAVCCEDFTHCCPHGKICNVAAGTCEDPSCSGVPWVKQVPVQPVISQNVTDKKNSDVPCNDTKSCPDGSTCCKTKDGGWACCPLPEAVCCDDFIHCCPHGKTCNVAAGSCDGPSGSTPWLEKLPVQRKNVAVTQGSSDVPCDDTSACPDGSTCCKTKDGGWACCPLPEAVCCDDFIHCCPHGKTCNVAAGSCDGPSGSTPWLEKLPVQRKNVAVTQGSSDVPCDDTSACPDGSTCCKTKDGGWACCPLPEAVCCDDFIHCCPHGKTCNVAAGSCDDPSGSTPWLEKLPVQRKNVAVKQGSSDVPCDDTSACPDGSTCCKTKDGGWACCPLPEAVCCDDFIHCCPHGKTCNVAAGSCDGPSGSTPWLEKLPVQRKNVAVTQVSSDVPCDDTSACPDGSTCCKTKDGGWACCPLPEAVCCDDFIHCCPHGKTCNVAAGSCDDPSGSSPWLEKVPARPRAGQRSTKNMNCDSSHICPESNTCCKNIDGDWGCCPLPEAVCCRDRFHCCPHGTTCNLVTLTCNGNTTSVPMSVINSSSDKEEQRQHKKVKEEVGKYIRVPCDAHTSCPDHTTCCLIAKTNKWGCCPLPNAVCCTDGEHCCPAHYKCDVSRVSCIKGDVVIPWYNKIAAQSSLTPNSDLSTNKCDEQSSCSTDSTCCRLTTGEWGCCPLPQAVCCPDQQHCCPRGYKCDLRRHSCIKTTWLYVERVPLAHIGVQKPQPSVSGKDIQCGGGYTCQDGQTCCPTSQTTWGCCPSSMAECCDDMKHCCPAGYKCGTGGICTPAVGFDWNNWDSWRVFFSKKKRATTL; via the exons ATGCTGAGACTGACAGTAGGCCTCACTCTGGTGACCCTGGTTGCTTGCTTGCAGTGCCCCAACAACGAAGAGTGTGCGGCAGGCCAGTCATGCTGCCAGGATCCCACTGGAGAGTTCACCTGCTGCCCTTTCCATCAC ggagAGTGTTGTGAGGACCACATACACTGCTGTCCTGAAGGCATGCTATGCAATGTTTTGGACTTCACATGTGTAAACGCCACACATACACTGCCATCGGTGGAGAGGATACCGGCTAAACAGTCAGACTTTCCTAAA TCATTCAGAATGATCCCCTCATTACCTGCAAGTGAAGACGACATCACCTGCCCTGACGGCTCTTTCTGTCCTGCTGAGTTCTCTTGTCTGCTGATGGCTTCATCTTATGGATGTTGTCCAGTAGCACAG GGCCTTGTGTGCTCAGATGGGAAACACTGCTGCCCAAAAGGCCATGAATGCAGTGCAGACAGCAGTTCGTGTGTCAAACAAAAAG AACAAGTTGAGACTGTTATTTGCGGAGATGGGAAGTCAGAGTGTCCTGTGGACACCACGTGTTGTGAGACAGAAGATGGTCAATGGGCGTGCTGCCCCATGCCAAAG GCTGTATGCTGTGATGATAAAATCCACTGTTGCCCAGAGGACAGTGTTTGTGATGTTGAAGGCTCTAAATGCATGTCCTCCACCAATCAGGAGCTGCCCATGTGGGCCAAGTTCCCTGCTCGCCTCAGGGCTGAATGGGAAGATCACAAAC CTGCAGAAATGAGGGCTGAAGCTAAAGTCACTACAACCAGACAAATCACTACTGCTGGAAACCAAATGACTACATTGCCTGGTGCACTCCGAGAGC ACTCTGATGTTCCCTGTAATGACACCAAATCCTGTCCAGATGGAAGCACGTGCTGTAAGACTAAAGATGGAGGATGGGCCTGCTGTCCTCTGCCAGAG GCCGTGTGTTGTGACGACTTCATCCACTGCTGTCCTCATGGCAAGACTTGTAACGTTGCTGCCGGGTCATGTGATGATCCTTCAGGTTCTACACCCTGGCTGGAGAAGCTGCCCGTCCAAAGTAAGAATGTGGCTGTTAAACAAG GGTCTTCAGATGTTCCCTGTAATGACACCTCGGCCTGTCCAGATGGAAGCACGTGCTGTAAGACTAAAGATGGAGGATGGGCCTGCTGTCCTCTGCCAGAG GCCGTGTGTTGTGACGACTTCATCCACTGCTGTCCTCATGGCAAGACTTGTAACGTTGCTGCTGGGTCATGTGATGATCCTTCAGGCTCTACACCCTGGCTGGAGAAGCTGCCCGTCCAACGTAAGAACGTGGCTGTTACACAAG TGTCTTCAGATGTTCCCTGTAATGACACCTCGGCCTGTCCAGATGGAAGCACATGCTGTAAGACTAAAGATGGAGGATGGGCCTGCTGTCCTCTGCCAGAG GCCGTGTGTTGTGAGGACTTCACCCACTGCTGTCCTCATGGTAAGatatgtaatgttgctgctggGACATGTGAAGACCCTTCATGTTCAGGTGTGCCCTGGGTGAAGCAGGTGCCCGTCCAACCAGTCATCAGTCAGAATGTGACTGACAAAAAAA acTCTGATGTTCCCTGTAATGACACCAAATCCTGTCCAGATGGAAGCACGTGCTGTAAGACTAAAGATGGAGGATGGGCCTGCTGTCCTCTGCCAGAG GCCGTGTGTTGTGACGACTTCATCCACTGCTGTCCTCATGGCAAGACTTGTAACGTTGCTGCCGGGTCATGTGATGGTCCTTCAGGCTCTACACCCTGGCTGGAGAAGCTGCCCGTCCAACGTAAGAATGTGGCTGTTACACAAG GGTCTTCAGATGTTCCCTGTGATGACACCTCGGCCTGTCCAGATGGAAGCACGTGCTGTAAGACTAAAGATGGAGGATGGGCCTGCTGTCCTCTGCCAGAG GCCGTGTGTTGTGACGACTTCATCCACTGCTGTCCTCATGGCAAGACTTGTAACGTTGCTGCCGGGTCATGTGATGGTCCTTCAGGCTCTACACCCTGGCTGGAGAAGCTGCCCGTCCAACGTAAGAATGTGGCTGTTACACAAG GGTCTTCAGATGTTCCCTGTGATGACACCTCGGCCTGTCCAGATGGAAGCACGTGCTGTAAGACTAAAGATGGAGGATGGGCCTGCTGTCCTCTGCCAGAG GCCGTGTGTTGTGACGACTTCATCCACTGCTGTCCTCATGGCAAGACTTGTAACGTTGCTGCCGGGTCATGTGATGATCCTTCAGGCTCTACACCCTGGCTGGAGAAGCTGCCTGTCCAACGTAAGAATGTGGCTGTTAAACAAG GGTCTTCAGATGTTCCCTGTGATGACACCTCGGCCTGTCCAGATGGAAGCACGTGCTGTAAGACTAAAGATGGAGGATGGGCCTGCTGTCCTCTGCCAGAG GCCGTGTGTTGTGACGACTTCATCCACTGCTGTCCTCATGGCAAGACTTGTAACGTTGCTGCCGGGTCATGTGATGGTCCTTCAGGCTCTACACCCTGGCTGGAGAAGCTGCCCGTCCAACGTAAGAATGTGGCTGTTACACAAG TGTCTTCAGATGTTCCCTGTGATGACACCTCGGCCTGTCCAGATGGAAGCACGTGCTGTAAGACTAAAGATGGAGGATGGGCCTGCTGTCCTCTGCCAGAG GCCGTGTGTTGTGACGACTTCATCCACTGCTGTCCTCATGGCAAGACTTGTAACGTTGCTGCCGGGTCATGTGATGATCCTTCAGGCTCTTCGCCCTGGCTGGAGAAGGTGCCTGCTCGCCCTAGAGCAGGTCAAAGGTCAACTAAGAACATGAATTGCGACTCTAGTCACATTTGTCCTGAATCCAACACTTGCTGTAAGAACATCGACGGAGACTGGGGCTGCTGTCCTTTGCCTGAG GCTGTGTGTTGTAGGGATAGATTCCACTGCTGTCCGCACGGCACCACTTGCAACCTTGTAACACTCACCTGTAATGGCAACACCACCTCTGTACCTATGTCAGTCATAAACTCATCCTCAGATAAGGAGGAACAGAGACAGCACAAGAAAGTGAAAGAGGAAGTGGGGAAGTATATCAGGGTTCCATGTGATGCACATACTTCCTGCCCAGATCACACCACTTGCTGTCTTATTGCAAAAACCAACAAATGGGGTTGTTGCCCTCTGCCTAAT GCAGTATGTTGCACAGATGGGGAACACTGTTGTCCGGCTCACTATAAGTGCGATGTGAGCCGTGTGTCTTGCATCAAGGGAGATGTGGTGATCCCCTGGTACAATAAAATTGCTGCTCAAAGTTCACTAACTCCAAACTCGGATCTCAGCACCAATAAGTGCGATGAACAGTCGAGTTGCTCCACAGATTCGACCTGCTGCCGTCTAACCACAGGAGAATGGGGCTGCTGCCCTCTTCCTCAG GCTGTTTGCTGCCCAGACCAGCAGCACTGTTGTCCCAGAGGATACAAGTGTGACTTGCGTAGACACTCCTGCATAAAGACCACCTGGCTGTACGTAGAAAGAGTCCCACTTGCCCACATTGGTGTCCAAAAGCCACAGCCAAGTGTCTCAGGAAAGGACATTCAGTGTGGTGGTGGATATACTTGCCAAGATGGCCAGACCTGTTGTCCAACCTCCCAGACCACTTGGGGCTGTTGCCCGTCTTCTATG GCGGAGTGCTGTGATGATATGAAACACTGCTGCCCTGCTGGATACAAATGTGGCACGGGTGGAATTTGTACTCCAGCTGTAGGCTTTGACTGGAACAACTGGGACAGCTGGAGGGTGTTCTTCTCCAAAAAGAAACGAGCTACAACTCTATAA
- the grna gene encoding granulin a isoform X34, translated as MLRLTVGLTLVTLVACLQCPNNEECAAGQSCCQDPTGEFTCCPFHHGECCEDHIHCCPEGMLCNVLDFTCVNATHTLPSVERIPAKQSDFPKSFRMIPSLPASEDDITCPDGSFCPAEFSCLLMASSYGCCPVAQGLVCSDGKHCCPKGHECSADSSSCVKQKEQVETVICGDGKSECPVDTTCCETEDGQWACCPMPKAVCCDDKIHCCPEDSVCDVEGSKCMSSTNQELPMWAKFPARLRAEWEDHKPAEMRAEAKVTTTRQITTAGNQMTTLPGALREHSDVPCNDTKSCPDGSTCCKTKDGGWACCPLPEAVCCDDFIHCCPHGKTCNVAAGSCDDPSGSTPWLEKLPVQRKNVAVTQVSSDVPCNDTSACPDGSTCCKTKDGGWACCPLPEAVCCDDFIHCCPHGKTCNVAAGSCDGPSGSTPWLEKLPVQRKNVAVTQVFSDVPCDDTSACPDGSTCCKTKDGGWACCPLPEAVCCDDFIHCCPHGKTCNVAAGSCDDPSGSTPWLEKLPVQRKNVAVKQGSSDVPCDDTSACPDGSTCCKTKDGGWACCPLPEAVCCDDFIHCCPHGKTCNVAAGSCDGPSGSTPWLEKLPVQRKNVAVTQGSSDVPCDDTSACPDGSTCCKTKDGGWACCPLPEAVCCDDFIHCCPHGKTCNVAAGSCDDPSGSTPWLEKLPVQRKNVAVKQGSSDVPCDDTSACPDGSTCCKTKDGGWACCPLPEAVCCDDFIHCCPHGKTCNVAAGSCDGPSGSTPWLEKLPVQRKNVAVTQVSSDVPCDDTSACPDGSTCCKTKDGGWACCPLPEAVCCDDFIHCCPHGKTCNVAAGSCDDPSGSSPWLEKVPARPRAGQRSTKNMNCDSSHICPESNTCCKNIDGDWGCCPLPEAVCCRDRFHCCPHGTTCNLVTLTCNGNTTSVPMSVINSSSDKEEQRQHKKVKEEVGKYIRVPCDAHTSCPDHTTCCLIAKTNKWGCCPLPNAVCCTDGEHCCPAHYKCDVSRVSCIKGDVVIPWYNKIAAQSSLTPNSDLSTNKCDEQSSCSTDSTCCRLTTGEWGCCPLPQAVCCPDQQHCCPRGYKCDLRRHSCIKTTWLYVERVPLAHIGVQKPQPSVSGKDIQCGGGYTCQDGQTCCPTSQTTWGCCPSSMAECCDDMKHCCPAGYKCGTGGICTPAVGFDWNNWDSWRVFFSKKKRATTL; from the exons ATGCTGAGACTGACAGTAGGCCTCACTCTGGTGACCCTGGTTGCTTGCTTGCAGTGCCCCAACAACGAAGAGTGTGCGGCAGGCCAGTCATGCTGCCAGGATCCCACTGGAGAGTTCACCTGCTGCCCTTTCCATCAC ggagAGTGTTGTGAGGACCACATACACTGCTGTCCTGAAGGCATGCTATGCAATGTTTTGGACTTCACATGTGTAAACGCCACACATACACTGCCATCGGTGGAGAGGATACCGGCTAAACAGTCAGACTTTCCTAAA TCATTCAGAATGATCCCCTCATTACCTGCAAGTGAAGACGACATCACCTGCCCTGACGGCTCTTTCTGTCCTGCTGAGTTCTCTTGTCTGCTGATGGCTTCATCTTATGGATGTTGTCCAGTAGCACAG GGCCTTGTGTGCTCAGATGGGAAACACTGCTGCCCAAAAGGCCATGAATGCAGTGCAGACAGCAGTTCGTGTGTCAAACAAAAAG AACAAGTTGAGACTGTTATTTGCGGAGATGGGAAGTCAGAGTGTCCTGTGGACACCACGTGTTGTGAGACAGAAGATGGTCAATGGGCGTGCTGCCCCATGCCAAAG GCTGTATGCTGTGATGATAAAATCCACTGTTGCCCAGAGGACAGTGTTTGTGATGTTGAAGGCTCTAAATGCATGTCCTCCACCAATCAGGAGCTGCCCATGTGGGCCAAGTTCCCTGCTCGCCTCAGGGCTGAATGGGAAGATCACAAAC CTGCAGAAATGAGGGCTGAAGCTAAAGTCACTACAACCAGACAAATCACTACTGCTGGAAACCAAATGACTACATTGCCTGGTGCACTCCGAGAGC ACTCTGATGTTCCCTGTAATGACACCAAATCCTGTCCAGATGGAAGCACGTGCTGTAAGACTAAAGATGGAGGATGGGCCTGCTGTCCTCTGCCAGAG GCCGTGTGTTGTGACGACTTCATCCACTGCTGTCCTCATGGCAAGACTTGTAACGTTGCTGCCGGGTCATGTGATGATCCTTCAG GCTCTACACCCTGGCTGGAGAAGCTGCCCGTCCAACGTAAGAACGTGGCTGTTACACAAG TGTCTTCAGATGTTCCCTGTAATGACACCTCGGCCTGTCCAGATGGAAGCACATGCTGTAAGACTAAAGATGGAGGATGGGCCTGCTGTCCTCTGCCAGAG GCCGTGTGTTGTGACGACTTCATCCACTGCTGTCCTCATGGCAAGACTTGTAACGTTGCTGCCGGGTCATGTGATGGTCCTTCAGGCTCTACACCCTGGCTGGAGAAGCTGCCCGTCCAACGTAAGAATGTGGCTGTTACACAAG TGTTTTCAGATGTTCCCTGTGATGACACCTCGGCCTGTCCAGATGGAAGCACGTGCTGTAAGACTAAAGATGGAGGATGGGCCTGCTGTCCTCTGCCAGAG GCCGTGTGTTGTGACGACTTCATCCACTGCTGTCCTCATGGCAAGACTTGTAACGTTGCTGCCGGGTCATGTGATGATCCTTCAGGCTCTACACCCTGGCTGGAGAAGCTGCCTGTCCAACGTAAGAATGTGGCTGTTAAACAAG GGTCTTCAGATGTTCCCTGTGATGACACCTCGGCCTGTCCAGATGGAAGCACGTGCTGTAAGACTAAAGATGGAGGATGGGCCTGCTGTCCTCTGCCAGAG GCCGTGTGTTGTGACGACTTCATCCACTGCTGTCCTCATGGCAAGACTTGTAACGTTGCTGCCGGGTCATGTGATGGTCCTTCAGGCTCTACACCCTGGCTGGAGAAGCTGCCCGTCCAACGTAAGAATGTGGCTGTTACACAAG GGTCTTCAGATGTTCCCTGTGATGACACCTCGGCCTGTCCAGATGGAAGCACGTGCTGTAAGACTAAAGATGGAGGATGGGCCTGCTGTCCTCTGCCAGAG GCCGTGTGTTGTGACGACTTCATCCACTGCTGTCCTCATGGCAAGACTTGTAACGTTGCTGCCGGGTCATGTGATGATCCTTCAGGCTCTACACCCTGGCTGGAGAAGCTGCCTGTCCAACGTAAGAATGTGGCTGTTAAACAAG GGTCTTCAGATGTTCCCTGTGATGACACCTCGGCCTGTCCAGATGGAAGCACGTGCTGTAAGACTAAAGATGGAGGATGGGCCTGCTGTCCTCTGCCAGAG GCCGTGTGTTGTGACGACTTCATCCACTGCTGTCCTCATGGCAAGACTTGTAACGTTGCTGCCGGGTCATGTGATGGTCCTTCAGGCTCTACACCCTGGCTGGAGAAGCTGCCCGTCCAACGTAAGAATGTGGCTGTTACACAAG TGTCTTCAGATGTTCCCTGTGATGACACCTCGGCCTGTCCAGATGGAAGCACGTGCTGTAAGACTAAAGATGGAGGATGGGCCTGCTGTCCTCTGCCAGAG GCCGTGTGTTGTGACGACTTCATCCACTGCTGTCCTCATGGCAAGACTTGTAACGTTGCTGCCGGGTCATGTGATGATCCTTCAGGCTCTTCGCCCTGGCTGGAGAAGGTGCCTGCTCGCCCTAGAGCAGGTCAAAGGTCAACTAAGAACATGAATTGCGACTCTAGTCACATTTGTCCTGAATCCAACACTTGCTGTAAGAACATCGACGGAGACTGGGGCTGCTGTCCTTTGCCTGAG GCTGTGTGTTGTAGGGATAGATTCCACTGCTGTCCGCACGGCACCACTTGCAACCTTGTAACACTCACCTGTAATGGCAACACCACCTCTGTACCTATGTCAGTCATAAACTCATCCTCAGATAAGGAGGAACAGAGACAGCACAAGAAAGTGAAAGAGGAAGTGGGGAAGTATATCAGGGTTCCATGTGATGCACATACTTCCTGCCCAGATCACACCACTTGCTGTCTTATTGCAAAAACCAACAAATGGGGTTGTTGCCCTCTGCCTAAT GCAGTATGTTGCACAGATGGGGAACACTGTTGTCCGGCTCACTATAAGTGCGATGTGAGCCGTGTGTCTTGCATCAAGGGAGATGTGGTGATCCCCTGGTACAATAAAATTGCTGCTCAAAGTTCACTAACTCCAAACTCGGATCTCAGCACCAATAAGTGCGATGAACAGTCGAGTTGCTCCACAGATTCGACCTGCTGCCGTCTAACCACAGGAGAATGGGGCTGCTGCCCTCTTCCTCAG GCTGTTTGCTGCCCAGACCAGCAGCACTGTTGTCCCAGAGGATACAAGTGTGACTTGCGTAGACACTCCTGCATAAAGACCACCTGGCTGTACGTAGAAAGAGTCCCACTTGCCCACATTGGTGTCCAAAAGCCACAGCCAAGTGTCTCAGGAAAGGACATTCAGTGTGGTGGTGGATATACTTGCCAAGATGGCCAGACCTGTTGTCCAACCTCCCAGACCACTTGGGGCTGTTGCCCGTCTTCTATG GCGGAGTGCTGTGATGATATGAAACACTGCTGCCCTGCTGGATACAAATGTGGCACGGGTGGAATTTGTACTCCAGCTGTAGGCTTTGACTGGAACAACTGGGACAGCTGGAGGGTGTTCTTCTCCAAAAAGAAACGAGCTACAACTCTATAA
- the grna gene encoding granulin a isoform X17: protein MLRLTVGLTLVTLVACLQCPNNEECAAGQSCCQDPTGEFTCCPFHHGECCEDHIHCCPEGMLCNVLDFTCVNATHTLPSVERIPAKQSDFPKSFRMIPSLPASEDDITCPDGSFCPAEFSCLLMASSYGCCPVAQGLVCSDGKHCCPKGHECSADSSSCVKQKEQVETVICGDGKSECPVDTTCCETEDGQWACCPMPKAVCCDDKIHCCPEDSVCDVEGSKCMSSTNQELPMWAKFPARLRAEWEDHKPAEMRAEAKVTTTRQITTAGNQMTTLPGALREHSDVPCNDTKSCPDGSTCCKTKDGGWACCPLPEAVCCDDFIHCCPHGKTCNVAAGSCDDPSGSTPWLEKLPVQRSSDVPCNDTSACPDGSTCCKTKDGGWACCPLPEAVCCEDFTHCCPHGKICNVAAGTCEDPSCSGVPWVKQVPVQPVISQNVTDKKNSDVPCNDTKSCPDGSTCCKTKDGGWACCPLPEAVCCDDFIHCCPHGKTCNVAAGSCDGPSGSTPWLEKLPVQRKNVAVTQVFSDVPCDDTSACPDGSTCCKTKDGGWACCPLPEAVCCDDFIHCCPHGKTCNVAAGSCDDPSGSTPWLEKLPVQRKNVAVKQGSSDVPCDDTSACPDGSTCCKTKDGGWACCPLPEAVCCDDFIHCCPHGKTCNVAAGSCDGPSGSTPWLEKLPVQRKNVAVTQGSSDVPCDDTSACPDGSTCCKTKDGGWACCPLPEAVCCDDFIHCCPHGKTCNVAAGSCDDPSGSTPWLEKLPVQRKNVAVKQGSSDVPCDDTSACPDGSTCCKTKDGGWACCPLPEAVCCDDFIHCCPHGKTCNVAAGSCDGPSGSTPWLEKLPVQRKNVAVTQVSSDVPCDDTSACPDGSTCCKTKDGGWACCPLPEAVCCDDFIHCCPHGKTCNVAAGSCDDPSGSSPWLEKVPARPRAGQRSTKNMNCDSSHICPESNTCCKNIDGDWGCCPLPEAVCCRDRFHCCPHGTTCNLVTLTCNGNTTSVPMSVINSSSDKEEQRQHKKVKEEVGKYIRVPCDAHTSCPDHTTCCLIAKTNKWGCCPLPNAVCCTDGEHCCPAHYKCDVSRVSCIKGDVVIPWYNKIAAQSSLTPNSDLSTNKCDEQSSCSTDSTCCRLTTGEWGCCPLPQAVCCPDQQHCCPRGYKCDLRRHSCIKTTWLYVERVPLAHIGVQKPQPSVSGKDIQCGGGYTCQDGQTCCPTSQTTWGCCPSSMAECCDDMKHCCPAGYKCGTGGICTPAVGFDWNNWDSWRVFFSKKKRATTL from the exons ATGCTGAGACTGACAGTAGGCCTCACTCTGGTGACCCTGGTTGCTTGCTTGCAGTGCCCCAACAACGAAGAGTGTGCGGCAGGCCAGTCATGCTGCCAGGATCCCACTGGAGAGTTCACCTGCTGCCCTTTCCATCAC ggagAGTGTTGTGAGGACCACATACACTGCTGTCCTGAAGGCATGCTATGCAATGTTTTGGACTTCACATGTGTAAACGCCACACATACACTGCCATCGGTGGAGAGGATACCGGCTAAACAGTCAGACTTTCCTAAA TCATTCAGAATGATCCCCTCATTACCTGCAAGTGAAGACGACATCACCTGCCCTGACGGCTCTTTCTGTCCTGCTGAGTTCTCTTGTCTGCTGATGGCTTCATCTTATGGATGTTGTCCAGTAGCACAG GGCCTTGTGTGCTCAGATGGGAAACACTGCTGCCCAAAAGGCCATGAATGCAGTGCAGACAGCAGTTCGTGTGTCAAACAAAAAG AACAAGTTGAGACTGTTATTTGCGGAGATGGGAAGTCAGAGTGTCCTGTGGACACCACGTGTTGTGAGACAGAAGATGGTCAATGGGCGTGCTGCCCCATGCCAAAG GCTGTATGCTGTGATGATAAAATCCACTGTTGCCCAGAGGACAGTGTTTGTGATGTTGAAGGCTCTAAATGCATGTCCTCCACCAATCAGGAGCTGCCCATGTGGGCCAAGTTCCCTGCTCGCCTCAGGGCTGAATGGGAAGATCACAAAC CTGCAGAAATGAGGGCTGAAGCTAAAGTCACTACAACCAGACAAATCACTACTGCTGGAAACCAAATGACTACATTGCCTGGTGCACTCCGAGAGC ACTCTGATGTTCCCTGTAATGACACCAAATCCTGTCCAGATGGAAGCACGTGCTGTAAGACTAAAGATGGAGGATGGGCCTGCTGTCCTCTGCCAGAG GCCGTGTGTTGTGACGACTTCATCCACTGCTGTCCTCATGGCAAGACTTGTAACGTTGCTGCCGGGTCATGTGATGATCCTTCAGGTTCTACACCCTGGCTGGAGAAGCTGCCCGTCCAAA GGTCTTCAGATGTTCCCTGTAATGACACCTCGGCCTGTCCAGATGGAAGCACGTGCTGTAAGACTAAAGATGGAGGATGGGCCTGCTGTCCTCTGCCAGAG GCCGTGTGTTGTGAGGACTTCACCCACTGCTGTCCTCATGGTAAGatatgtaatgttgctgctggGACATGTGAAGACCCTTCATGTTCAGGTGTGCCCTGGGTGAAGCAGGTGCCCGTCCAACCAGTCATCAGTCAGAATGTGACTGACAAAAAAA acTCTGATGTTCCCTGTAATGACACCAAATCCTGTCCAGATGGAAGCACGTGCTGTAAGACTAAAGATGGAGGATGGGCCTGCTGTCCTCTGCCAGAG GCCGTGTGTTGTGACGACTTCATCCACTGCTGTCCTCATGGCAAGACTTGTAACGTTGCTGCCGGGTCATGTGATGGTCCTTCAGGCTCTACACCCTGGCTGGAGAAGCTGCCCGTCCAACGTAAGAATGTGGCTGTTACACAAG TGTTTTCAGATGTTCCCTGTGATGACACCTCGGCCTGTCCAGATGGAAGCACGTGCTGTAAGACTAAAGATGGAGGATGGGCCTGCTGTCCTCTGCCAGAG GCCGTGTGTTGTGACGACTTCATCCACTGCTGTCCTCATGGCAAGACTTGTAACGTTGCTGCCGGGTCATGTGATGATCCTTCAGGCTCTACACCCTGGCTGGAGAAGCTGCCTGTCCAACGTAAGAATGTGGCTGTTAAACAAG GGTCTTCAGATGTTCCCTGTGATGACACCTCGGCCTGTCCAGATGGAAGCACGTGCTGTAAGACTAAAGATGGAGGATGGGCCTGCTGTCCTCTGCCAGAG GCCGTGTGTTGTGACGACTTCATCCACTGCTGTCCTCATGGCAAGACTTGTAACGTTGCTGCCGGGTCATGTGATGGTCCTTCAGGCTCTACACCCTGGCTGGAGAAGCTGCCCGTCCAACGTAAGAATGTGGCTGTTACACAAG GGTCTTCAGATGTTCCCTGTGATGACACCTCGGCCTGTCCAGATGGAAGCACGTGCTGTAAGACTAAAGATGGAGGATGGGCCTGCTGTCCTCTGCCAGAG GCCGTGTGTTGTGACGACTTCATCCACTGCTGTCCTCATGGCAAGACTTGTAACGTTGCTGCCGGGTCATGTGATGATCCTTCAGGCTCTACACCCTGGCTGGAGAAGCTGCCTGTCCAACGTAAGAATGTGGCTGTTAAACAAG GGTCTTCAGATGTTCCCTGTGATGACACCTCGGCCTGTCCAGATGGAAGCACGTGCTGTAAGACTAAAGATGGAGGATGGGCCTGCTGTCCTCTGCCAGAG GCCGTGTGTTGTGACGACTTCATCCACTGCTGTCCTCATGGCAAGACTTGTAACGTTGCTGCCGGGTCATGTGATGGTCCTTCAGGCTCTACACCCTGGCTGGAGAAGCTGCCCGTCCAACGTAAGAATGTGGCTGTTACACAAG TGTCTTCAGATGTTCCCTGTGATGACACCTCGGCCTGTCCAGATGGAAGCACGTGCTGTAAGACTAAAGATGGAGGATGGGCCTGCTGTCCTCTGCCAGAG GCCGTGTGTTGTGACGACTTCATCCACTGCTGTCCTCATGGCAAGACTTGTAACGTTGCTGCCGGGTCATGTGATGATCCTTCAGGCTCTTCGCCCTGGCTGGAGAAGGTGCCTGCTCGCCCTAGAGCAGGTCAAAGGTCAACTAAGAACATGAATTGCGACTCTAGTCACATTTGTCCTGAATCCAACACTTGCTGTAAGAACATCGACGGAGACTGGGGCTGCTGTCCTTTGCCTGAG GCTGTGTGTTGTAGGGATAGATTCCACTGCTGTCCGCACGGCACCACTTGCAACCTTGTAACACTCACCTGTAATGGCAACACCACCTCTGTACCTATGTCAGTCATAAACTCATCCTCAGATAAGGAGGAACAGAGACAGCACAAGAAAGTGAAAGAGGAAGTGGGGAAGTATATCAGGGTTCCATGTGATGCACATACTTCCTGCCCAGATCACACCACTTGCTGTCTTATTGCAAAAACCAACAAATGGGGTTGTTGCCCTCTGCCTAAT GCAGTATGTTGCACAGATGGGGAACACTGTTGTCCGGCTCACTATAAGTGCGATGTGAGCCGTGTGTCTTGCATCAAGGGAGATGTGGTGATCCCCTGGTACAATAAAATTGCTGCTCAAAGTTCACTAACTCCAAACTCGGATCTCAGCACCAATAAGTGCGATGAACAGTCGAGTTGCTCCACAGATTCGACCTGCTGCCGTCTAACCACAGGAGAATGGGGCTGCTGCCCTCTTCCTCAG GCTGTTTGCTGCCCAGACCAGCAGCACTGTTGTCCCAGAGGATACAAGTGTGACTTGCGTAGACACTCCTGCATAAAGACCACCTGGCTGTACGTAGAAAGAGTCCCACTTGCCCACATTGGTGTCCAAAAGCCACAGCCAAGTGTCTCAGGAAAGGACATTCAGTGTGGTGGTGGATATACTTGCCAAGATGGCCAGACCTGTTGTCCAACCTCCCAGACCACTTGGGGCTGTTGCCCGTCTTCTATG GCGGAGTGCTGTGATGATATGAAACACTGCTGCCCTGCTGGATACAAATGTGGCACGGGTGGAATTTGTACTCCAGCTGTAGGCTTTGACTGGAACAACTGGGACAGCTGGAGGGTGTTCTTCTCCAAAAAGAAACGAGCTACAACTCTATAA